One stretch of Paenibacillus sp. AN1007 DNA includes these proteins:
- a CDS encoding flavin reductase family protein, whose translation MRQPIQDESWYSYPGMVAIVTARHEGQQNIMASGWHTYIGSSPGIYGISLRKETFTYSLIEQSGAFGVHFLPAHCSEIIQAVGTYSGRDLDKFKEFNIGYEEGLQVDIPVLTDAYFAYECRTLSITSLGDHEWIAGEIVQRYRDDQCFLENGLPDFSKLEIPLYTGRSTYKILNHESPEKNHPMYLTRSR comes from the coding sequence TCATGGTACTCATACCCCGGAATGGTTGCCATAGTGACTGCGCGTCATGAGGGACAGCAAAATATCATGGCTTCAGGATGGCACACATACATCGGCTCATCGCCAGGAATATATGGTATATCTCTTCGCAAAGAAACTTTTACCTACTCATTAATTGAGCAAAGCGGGGCATTCGGTGTACACTTTTTGCCTGCACATTGCTCCGAAATAATTCAAGCCGTTGGAACATACAGCGGAAGAGATTTGGATAAATTCAAGGAATTCAATATTGGGTATGAAGAAGGACTTCAAGTTGATATACCTGTTCTTACGGATGCCTACTTTGCGTATGAATGCCGAACGCTCAGCATTACAAGCCTTGGCGACCATGAGTGGATAGCAGGAGAAATTGTACAGCGGTATAGGGATGATCAATGTTTTCTAGAGAATGGACTTCCCGACTTTTCAAAGCTTGAGATTCCATTATATACAGGACGATCAACCTACAAAATATTAAATCACGAAAGCCCGGAAAAGAACCATCCAATGTATCTTACTAGATCGAGGTAG